The following nucleotide sequence is from Corylus avellana chromosome ca7, CavTom2PMs-1.0.
ctctatttatagagtaaGAGTTGCATTGTTTATCTTTTTCAAGATAATCTCCATGGGAGGTATCACCTTCCATGGTGGTGATTTGGTGTGGGGATGACCACACTACGTCATCACTATCTGCTActccaaaaactcttaatttgcACATAATGTTATGAGATGTAGACATTACAAGTAACCAAAAAATCATTTGAATGCAAGATAATGTTAAAGACTTTTAATTTGCACATTGTAGCTTTTAAAAGACACCATCTTTTACAACATAAAAGGAAATTTCCAACCTGACAAAGCTAATCAATCACACATACAAAAAGATATACATGCTCCTTCTATTGGCATTAATCGTCTAATTCTTCctcatcgtcatcatcatcttcaataaattcttcctcttcctcctcttcatcTTCGTCAATTTCTTCTCCTTGTTCTACGCCATCATCAACAACAATAAAGCCTCCAAGTGTTTCatcattctcatttttattctCTACATATTCTTGATTTGCACCTCTAGTTTTCTTTTGCGAGGAATTTTTCCTAGCTTTGGCCTCCTTGTCAAGTTTGTCAAAGTCTTTTGATCTTGTAGAATACTTAGGTTTCCCTACCTTTCTTAGTTTTGCAACAAGTTCCTTGTCATCACCACTCTCACTGGTCcagtcatcatcatcatcgttgCCTTCAgctttccttctctttctcatcAAAACCCTCTTTCCCCGCTTCTCGCGatactcatcatcatcatcatcactatCTCTTCTACGTTCCTCAAGAAACCAGTCCCAATTTTTTATATCACGGATCATTTGCTTCGGATAGTGATCAAACTCATGCCCCATCACAAGAAAACCAAACTCTGCACTCCCCAAATTTAAATGATTGACCAAAGCATCATGGCATGAAagattaaattagaaaaaagattCAAACAGTAAATGCACATTACTGAACTAGTTATCTAAGACAACTGAATATATTTACATGTAGATAATAGACAAAACATGATTCTACATGGTAGATATGCCGTAGGAAAACAATTGCAGGATCTCTCTCTAGCAGAAATGCGTGCACACGCACAAACACACTCTCTCACAAAGGCAAAAGTATTGATGCCAGAAACAGCCTACTATAAACATATTTCTTTGATGATGAAGTTAAGGTCAACATTTTAGAAGAGATGCCTTGGTATAGCAGGCATGGTGATGAGATGGTAACACTAAATGACATATTAAGGATGCTAGGGTGAAGCTACAATCcataccaaattttttaaaaaaataatcatatatTACCAGCAACAATCCTCACTTTCTTGCTCTGGTTATTATAGAACTCCTAAGCGAGGGAAGTGTGAGAGAATGTTAAGCCATGAATTTTAGTACCTAGGATAAAACTAGAGCTATAAATTCTGTGTTGACAAACAAAACTCTCAGACATATTACCAATCCGATCTACTTTGGTAAAAAACCACCCCAACAATTTcaacataacaaaataatagtCCATATAGCAGAAAAGGAAACACATGAATCTTATATCTCTTGTCCTCTTGCTTACCAGATACAAAAATTTAACACCAAACCAGAAACCACATAGACTTATAACTTCactttctcttccttttcaacattttctcagcaaccaaattACAGCAAATTAAGCTTGTCAGAAACTGAAAATGCATACCTTTAACGGGATCAATCTCCGAAACATCAACCCCATCAAACTCAAACCCACTTCTCAAATTCGCATCCAACCCATTCTCACTCCCCAAAAccctcttctctccctctccaaacCCACTTCCCCTGACAGTAAACCAAGTGGGTGTCCTCCCAGAGAAGCAGAGCCAATCACCAGGCGCCGCATCACCCTTCTCACCCCTCCTGAAAACCCTTATTTCTCCACCCCCACTTTCCCTCACCCAAATGGGGTTCTTCCCAACAACCTCAAAAGAGACCTTGGGCCCCGTTTGGCTCCCGCTCTTGTCCTCCGAGGTTTCAGCTCCAAGCAGAACATGACGACGAGACACAGTTCTGTCGTCGGTGTGGAAGCCTAAGCCTCGTCCGAACACGGTCTTCTGGCCATCTTGTAATGCAATCCTCGAACCGTCTTCGTCTTCCAACTCCATAGTCTTCAACTCTTCGTTGTGTTTAACAGAAGGATCCACTAtcaattatttagttttttatggTAATTTTTATAGTTAATTGTTAACGGATTTCTGATTTCATATCATCTTATAAAGCACGTCAcctcaaataaatataataaatagatTTAAAGAGTAACATTATTTTTGCGAGAGTCGCTTATTTGAACTTGTCTTGTACAATCACCTACGTATTCAAAGAAGTAATCCCATAAAAGCACTTATATACAACCGGCTGTGATTATTTTCCCATAACCACAATCGGTTTAGATGgttattcaattttaaataatcaCAATCGGTGATTATGCAATTATTGAAGACAAGTTATAAACCGATTATTAACTggtttttataaataatttcatcattttttttttcaacttaattaGGTTCAATAGATATGCTGTGAAATGGTTTGGCTTCCATTCAAACTACGAAAACCAGctaaatttacaattaaaatatCACAAGGCAACCCACTTTGTTCGAACACACAATAGATTGGAATCAACTTCAATGATAAAATTCCATTAGTTACATTCCCAAATTATTGGCTTTTACTCCATTATTTCCACAGCTTCACCATCTTCTTCTAACCTATAAATACacctattttatttgaatttatgatATATGCACTACATGctcatgaaaatttaaaattttttaataggaGCACTGCTTATAATTATcctcactttattttttcttctagtcATAATCCCTCATATTATTCTTTCATAGAATTGCTTCAACCAACGTTTAAGGATGAGATTGAAAACCATGTatcagtttatatatataattaaaaaaaatatgttatccGGTTATTAACTAAATTTCTAAATGCCTATAATTGATAACCACAACCAATCTAGGCAGTTATCCAATTGCAGTTATTTTTGGTTATTCAATTAGCAGTTAATAGGGGTGAAAACCCGATCCCGATTaccggttattggctaaaaccatTAATTGGAATCGGGGTACCCGGTTATCGGTTTTAAAACTGGTTAGTTGGTTGGTACTCGGTTACCAGTTGATGGCCAATCATAACCTGCTAAATTTACACCCCTAACCGTTAATAATCAATTCGCTTGTAGACCTTTTATCTGTCTATACTAATTACTAATAATCCAGAATACACATCCAGACATCCTTAGTACAACGAGTTGTTTGTTGACCCTCacctttgtattttttttttttttgaaaaaaaaaaaaatcaagaattaaATAACATAGACttttataaagttttattttttggtagaCCATGCCCGACCGGCCGacccaaaccattttttttggCGAACCAACTTACATTTTATTGTCagcttgaaaaaaataaaaataaaaaaaccgaaaaggaaaaaggagatCCAGGGTTCCCGTCTTTGAAAGCAAAGTACGACACTTCCGTGGCCGTCGTCGACGACACTTTCCCACTTTGCCCATCGTCGTTTGGGCAACTTGACCCTTTCATTTTTCAGGTCAGTTACTCATGTCGTTCTTCTTCATCTCCTGTGTGTCGTCtaggttttgtttttccaaCTTGGTTATTATATCTGAGTTCCAAAATCACAGAAAGCTTACAACTTTACGCAACACTAAGCTTTGTTAATGCCACTAATTCACTtagatttttcattttgtaaagaatagaaaggaaaaagaagttgATTTTTGAGTTGGGGTTTCAATTTCCTTTCTAGTTTAGTAGTTTGGGTGGGTTCTGTAACTGCATGTTAATGCTCTGTTTGTCTTTATGGGAAAAGAATTCCCAAAAACAGTTTTCAATGAAACAAAAGGATGCTTTTGGAGCAAGCTTAAGAAAACCCAGTtttataaatccttcaaaaaaaaaattttttggaggAATTGAAAAGGAGAGCTAAATTGGGAGAAAATGGATGATTATCCAtttcaaaacaaactaaatagaatgtagttttttttttttttttttgttcttttgttattaatcttttctttttggaacaTATTGGGACTTGGAAGGAGCCAAGGTTTAGATATTCAACGTGAATTCTATGTCTATTAGATTAAGGGTAGTGTACAATGAGGAAAGTGTGAAATTTTAATGGGGTTAGCCTTgtggtatttatttattttttaattgttaatgtCAATTTTCAGAAAAACTAAATGGAAGTTaggcttttccttttcttgttaATCTTTGCTTTGTTATATATTGGAAGGAGCTTCAGCTTTATACAAAGCAAATTCTGTgtcttttcttctatttttattttaatttattaaggGTAGTGTACAATGGAAAATGCATAAACTTTAATGGCTTATCCATTTGCTGTTTCTCTCTGTTTAACCATAAATTAAGAGTAAGGTATATGCTAGTCTAGCCCATTCAAGCTGCAGAATTAAAGTTGAATCTGAAAGTCAACTTGAAATTAGTTTAGAACTACTGCATAATACTGAAAGTTATGTAGTTATTGCTCTTGAGGAACTATATGGAGCTAATTTTAAACAtttgcattttttggttatatTTTGCATAGCTCAAATGGACTCTCCTGCACATCCTGGGCCAACTGATAATTCTGTACTTTATGATCAAGAAAACCATGTCTCTTCAGCAGTTTGGGATGGGCAGGTTTGACAACATCTTTCATTAtgtttcctttcttttcaaatctttttcttttttcaatttttgtgcTCTATTTCTAATTACTACAGTTGCTTATAGTTTCATTGCCACTTTTATAGGAGCGGGGAGTACTGAGATGTCATGAACACACTTCACTACTTGACCAATGGAAGCTCACTCCCAAACAAATTGAGTTGGTTGAGAAGGCGGGATTTCGGTACTTACGAATGATTCCAGCGATTAATTTTGACAGCGCACTCATTGCAGCACTAGTTGAGAGGTGGAGGAGGGAAACAAATACCTTTCACTTGCCAGTCGGAGAAATGGCAATAACCCTTGAAGATGTAGCACTCTTGCTAGGACTCGCCATTGATGGAGAGCCTGTTATAGGTGTAACAAACAGCACACCCAGCTTGTTGTGTGAGAAATTACTAGGAAGAGTACCAGAGGACCTAACTGGTGGAATGGTGAAGCTTACCTGGTTGAAAGAGTTCTTTTCTCAATGCCCTAAAGATGCATCAATTGAAGATATTGTACGCCGAACCCGCGCCTACCTCCTATACCTAGTAGGCAGTACAATATTTTCCACCACAACTGGGAATAAAGTGCCTGTTATGTACCTTTCGTTGTTCGAGGATTTTGACAAGGCGGGAAAGTTTGCATGGGGTGCAGCAGCATTAGCATTCCTGTATAGAGCACTTGGAAATGCTTCACTTAAAACTCAAAGCACCATTAGCGGCTCTTTGACTCTATTGCAGGTGACAGATATATAGTAAAGCAAATACATGGCTATGTCTGTGGCTTTCAATTATAATGCTGACTTTGATaatctattatttttctctaGTGTTGGAGTTATTTTCGCCTGAATGTCGGTCGACCGAGGCTCAATCAGGAGCTAAACCAAGGTTGCTTCCCATTGGTGCTTTGGTGGAAAGGAAAACAAAGTGGTTCACGAATGAGGTGTGGTATAGTTTCCTATCGCAAGGCCTTGGATTCTCTTAATCCTAGCGATGTAAGTTTATATGCATGTTGGTCAGTGTAGATTCTAATATATTGGGTTCGTTTGATAACACTTTTTAGATGGTACTTCttgctttttggttgaaaaagtgtTAAGATGTAACATCAAAGTGAAAATTGTTCTTAATGTTTTGCGtttgaagttgtttgttaatacttttgccttaaaaaaaaaaaagtttatcaaACGAGGCTGCTATTGTCTCGAAAGATGATATCCAATTGATGCGGTGTTGATGTGCAGGTAGAGTGGCTTCCTTACAAAGATATTGACCACACAGAAATAccagaagatattaaaaatacattaacCTTGCGGTCATCAAAGACTATGCTCATATGCTTTGAGAAGGCAGAGAGGCACCTCCCAGACCGTTGCCTTCGGCAATTTGGCATGCTTCAAGGAATCCCAAAGGATGTTCAGCGATGGGAGAGAAAGAGCCGTGCATATGATCATGGGGTTGACATCTTCGGGAAAATGCAATCTGAGCTTGATGAGTGGTCAATGCGTCGGCTTCATATTGTGGAAGGTGATGATGATGTGGACGAAGGGGAGTACATGCAGTGGTACCAGAAAACTACTCGTAAATTTGTAGGGCGGCTTACATCTGTTGAGACTGAATTTAAGGGAAAGGTAAGGCTATGGATAATCATCTATTTGATGTTTACTAATACTCGCTACAAatagatataatatatttttggctaattTTTACAGGTTGAAGCTTTGAATGAAATTGCAAACATGCTAAATAGGTTTTCAGAAGATGGGATGGATTCACGGGATATGAATTTGCTTGATGAGGTCAAGGGTATTGTACGTAAATATTTGATCGACGAAGTCGAAGATTCACAGAAGAGAATTGGAACAAAGAGTACCAAGAAACGAAAACGAAAGGATGTTGCAATTTGTGAGGATGGTCAATGCTAGATTTCTAGATGCAGTGATCATGTGCAGGTAGCTCTAGTTATTGAGATGAAAGAACAAGAGTTTTGGTGATGTTGTACTATAAGATCATCAATAAAATGTCTTTGATCGATGTCATATTGGTAGGTGAATGCATCAATTTTGTGAAACTTTGTTATTGGAAAGCCCTTTGCATGTCATCAAAGTTGTTGGTAGGGATATCAAACACCCGAAATCTTGATAAAATGGCTTGCCCTCCTAGCGAGATGCCCTCACGAATAAACAACTTAAGGTTAGAATTAAGGCTGGCAATTTTTAACACGACTCATAAACTCGACATAAACCCAACACTAAATTAACAGGTGAGAATTGAGGGATTTAGATctaatccgtttaattaaataggcaatgttaattgttaatgacctatatagtcttatactcacgTTTTTACACGCAAACATGAATTGCCGTCCCTAGTTAGAACCATCCTCTCGAGCAGGATCTCATGCttcattttactttctttgaGAATGAGCCACATGACCATACTCTTCCATTGAAAACAACCTTCATACAAAATTTTTAGTTCCAAAATGCTTCATGTTTCTTGCCCAGTTCGGCTAATATTAGCCACGATTGTGCATGCTGTTTGCCAACCCAACTAAGTGCATCTTTTAGCTTCCATCAATGTTCTGAAGAGAATTTCAGCTCCCTAAAAACAATCTGCGTCCCTTCAACAAGTCTAGCTTCTGAAAATTGActaatcaaaaaagaaaaatgaagaaaaaagggaaatataATGGTGTACTGTTACGTATTTCTACTGAAAGAAAGATCCCAtatacaaaaatcaaaatcaactcCTTCGCAATTTTTATGCAAAAGGCTCAATAGTGTTTAGTTACATATACAACAAATCGGTGAGTCAGATTGGTACATGGAATTCATCAATATGTCATTTTAACAAatttccagattttttttttcctgatgatGCCCGACATATCGTGCAATTGGGACACAACTGCCTTGGCCGCAGGCTGACGGCTGACCTAACCGTGTCGCCGCCTCTTTTGGACCTTAGTCTCAGTTTCCTACTCAATGAATATATGTTAGTTTCTCAAGTGAGAGGAATAGAGAAGATAAAAGTGAATGAACATGGCTCACCCTTGTTTGAAGCATATGCTTTAGGCCAGCAATAAGCTTGAAAAAGTACTCATAAGCAGATTTGTGAGGCTCCTGCGCAAACACCTTAGCTTTAGACCTCTGTTGAATAAGATAACATGGTAATCCAAAAAGATGCTATTACCTCTAAGTTGGGAGGCAGTGGCAGCCCTTCTACCTCAGGAGCCTGTGGAACTTGAACAAGTTTGGTGCCATCCACATCATCTGGCAACAGAACAGTCCAAGAAGGGGGATTAGAAATGCCAAGCGCCTCAAAGTCGACCTCAGAAGTCATCCCAACTGGAGAAGATTTTTGAGATGAAGAGATCGCAGCGGTTGAGGTCTGTGCTTGCTAATTAACAAAGAAAGATCGTTTTATCAGATTAATTTGAGACAATAACATGAAGACAAGGAGAAACAGCTGTTAAAGGCATTATAATCATGAGAGAGGACAAAGTAATAAACATAATAGTGCATACTCTAATGATTAAAGGCATGCCAAATTgtatcaaaatctaataaatatAAACATACAGCGATGTAAGAATTAATCTGCCTTGAATTCTGTCATTTCACAGCTTTCAAGGTCTCTTTGGAAGTTTCTTAATCATATAAAACTTCCCAAATATCACTAGAAAAAATGGCAAGTATTGATCCAAGCGGAGGGGAAAATGGATACATTTTTTGCGAATTAAAGATGATGCCACA
It contains:
- the LOC132187843 gene encoding uncharacterized protein LOC132187843, encoding IVDPSVKHNEELKTMELEDEDGSRIALQDGQKTVFGRGLGFHTDDRTVSRRHVLLGAETSEDKSGSQTGPKVSFEVVGKNPIWVRESGGGEIRVFRRGEKGDAAPGDWLCFSGRTPTWFTVRGSGFGEGEKRVLGSENGLDANLRSGFEFDGVDVSEIDPVKEFGFLVMGHEFDHYPKQMIRDIKNWDWFLEERRRDSDDDDDEYREKRGKRVLMRKRRKAEGNDDDDDWTSESGDDKELVAKLRKVGKPKYSTRSKDFDKLDKEAKARKNSSQKKTRGANQEYVENKNENDETLGGFIVVDDGVEQGEEIDEDEEEEEEEFIEDDDDDEEELDD
- the LOC132188793 gene encoding protein MAIN-LIKE 2-like, with protein sequence MDSPAHPGPTDNSVLYDQENHVSSAVWDGQERGVLRCHEHTSLLDQWKLTPKQIELVEKAGFRYLRMIPAINFDSALIAALVERWRRETNTFHLPVGEMAITLEDVALLLGLAIDGEPVIGVTNSTPSLLCEKLLGRVPEDLTGGMVKLTWLKEFFSQCPKDASIEDIVRRTRAYLLYLVGSTIFSTTTGNKVPVMYLSLFEDFDKAGKFAWGAAALAFLYRALGNASLKTQSTISGSLTLLQCWSYFRLNVGRPRLNQELNQGCFPLVLWWKGKQSGSRMRCGIVSYRKALDSLNPSDVEWLPYKDIDHTEIPEDIKNTLTLRSSKTMLICFEKAERHLPDRCLRQFGMLQGIPKDVQRWERKSRAYDHGVDIFGKMQSELDEWSMRRLHIVEGDDDVDEGEYMQWYQKTTRKFVGRLTSVETEFKGKVEALNEIANMLNRFSEDGMDSRDMNLLDEVKGIVRKYLIDEVEDSQKRIGTKSTKKRKRKDVAICEDGQC